The following proteins are encoded in a genomic region of Verrucomicrobiia bacterium:
- a CDS encoding prepilin-type N-terminal cleavage/methylation domain-containing protein encodes MEFPVDGPGARRPPPGDLRAFTLIELLVVIAIIAILAGMLLPALGKAKAKAQGTKCISNLRQLGLATATYIMDTGVYPVGIDGADGNTWIWPALLRKSMYGGKNTAVFHCPAAPPKSQWIAKFGSGLPARLGYLDDEVRLKPGGTFFMSYGYNVWGAFAGQNPNTGLGVYMGDPVWGETRESAVVNPSGMISYGDSNWDLKKKGDRDWSGFIGMYDERQWPLEVHAGRASIAFCDGHVEAKRRLDLIGQLHRDPAKRQQVARLWNRDNEPHFR; translated from the coding sequence ATGGAATTTCCGGTGGATGGACCCGGGGCCCGGCGGCCCCCGCCGGGTGATTTGCGGGCGTTCACCCTCATCGAACTGTTGGTCGTCATCGCCATCATCGCGATTCTGGCCGGAATGCTCCTGCCGGCCCTGGGGAAGGCGAAGGCCAAGGCGCAGGGGACCAAGTGCATCAGCAACCTGCGACAACTCGGGCTGGCGACGGCGACCTACATCATGGACACCGGGGTGTATCCCGTGGGGATTGATGGGGCGGACGGCAACACATGGATCTGGCCTGCGCTGCTCCGCAAATCCATGTACGGCGGGAAGAACACGGCGGTCTTTCACTGCCCGGCGGCACCGCCGAAATCCCAGTGGATCGCGAAGTTCGGGAGCGGGCTGCCCGCGAGGCTCGGGTATCTCGACGACGAGGTGCGCCTCAAGCCCGGCGGCACCTTCTTCATGAGCTACGGCTACAACGTCTGGGGTGCCTTCGCCGGGCAGAACCCCAACACGGGTCTGGGCGTTTACATGGGAGACCCGGTTTGGGGCGAGACCCGGGAGTCGGCGGTCGTGAATCCCTCAGGGATGATTTCCTACGGCGACAGCAACTGGGATCTGAAAAAGAAGGGGGATCGGGACTGGAGTGGATTCATCGGCATGTACGACGAGCGGCAGTGGCCTCTCGAGGTTCATGCCGGCCGCGCCTCCATCGCCTTTTGTGACGGCCATGTGGAAGCCAAACGGCGGCTCGACCTGATCGGTCAACTGCACCGGGATCCCGCAAAACGCCAACAGGTCGCGCGTCTCTGGAACCGGGACAACGAACCGCACTTTCGATGA
- the shc gene encoding squalene--hopene cyclase, with protein MSASTVLTVAPNADPRTGTAPPSGFRPLDEAITRSQSYLLSEQRPEGYWVGELLVDVTLVADMVAFYHWWGKVDRDWERKAVHHMFERQLADGGWNIYPHGPAEVNATVKAYLALKLAGVPATDPRMLKARECAFALGGVPRMNTFSKLYLALLGLVEWNHVPTVPCEVLLIGKWFHVNFWDMSNWSRAMLIPLAIINHFRPTRPLGNGVHLDELYPNGKWELNESLRPRYFDFTLRNAFLWLDRLHKLAEWFARKRLHPFRRRALRRAEAWMIARFEGSDGLAAIFPAILNSLIALIALGYPDDHPLVIRTHGELLKLMHLEADTLRIEPCLSPVWDSAIVAMCLRESGVPHDHPKLRKSCGWLLDKEIRFRGDWIHKNPADVEPSGWVFEFANQWNPDVDDTAMVLLALRQIPGDDRARRDACLQRAIRWMLTFQCRDGGWAAFDKDCTNSILEKVPFADHNAMLDPECADITARILELLGYEGYPVSHPQVQDALRFLRKTQETDGSWFGRWGVNYIYGTWQVLRGVQALGLDMGEPWLLKARDWLRSVQQPDGGWGERCNTYDDPIFKGTGPSTASQTAWAVMGLCAFGDLEDPWLRRGIEYLIRTQNPDGSWTEDEITGTGFPQVFYLKYDMYRNAWPLLAMATYRKLLRGGRPGDGRA; from the coding sequence ATGTCGGCTTCCACGGTTTTGACCGTTGCCCCCAATGCGGACCCGCGGACGGGAACCGCCCCACCTTCCGGTTTCCGGCCCCTCGACGAAGCGATCACCCGATCCCAGTCCTATCTCCTCTCGGAACAACGTCCGGAAGGGTATTGGGTGGGAGAACTCCTGGTGGACGTGACCCTCGTGGCGGACATGGTCGCGTTTTATCATTGGTGGGGGAAGGTGGACCGCGACTGGGAGCGCAAGGCGGTTCACCACATGTTCGAACGGCAGCTTGCCGATGGTGGCTGGAACATTTACCCGCACGGCCCCGCCGAGGTGAACGCCACCGTCAAGGCGTACCTCGCCCTCAAACTGGCGGGCGTCCCGGCCACGGACCCCAGGATGTTGAAGGCCCGCGAATGCGCCTTCGCCCTTGGCGGTGTCCCGCGGATGAACACCTTTTCCAAGCTCTACCTGGCCCTGCTCGGGCTGGTGGAGTGGAACCATGTCCCCACGGTCCCGTGCGAAGTCCTCCTGATCGGCAAATGGTTCCATGTGAACTTCTGGGACATGAGCAACTGGTCCCGGGCGATGCTCATCCCCCTGGCCATCATCAATCACTTCCGTCCCACCCGGCCGCTGGGCAACGGCGTCCACCTCGACGAGCTGTATCCCAACGGGAAATGGGAACTCAACGAATCCCTGCGTCCGCGGTACTTCGATTTCACGCTGCGCAATGCCTTCCTGTGGCTCGACCGCCTGCACAAGCTGGCGGAATGGTTCGCGCGAAAACGGCTGCATCCGTTCCGGCGCCGCGCCCTCCGGCGTGCCGAGGCCTGGATGATCGCGCGCTTCGAGGGCAGCGATGGCCTGGCCGCCATCTTCCCCGCCATCCTGAACTCGCTGATCGCGCTGATCGCGCTGGGCTACCCCGATGACCACCCGCTGGTGATCCGGACCCACGGCGAGCTGCTCAAGCTCATGCATCTGGAGGCGGACACCCTCCGCATCGAGCCCTGTCTGTCCCCGGTGTGGGATTCCGCCATTGTTGCCATGTGCCTGCGCGAGTCGGGGGTGCCCCACGACCATCCGAAGCTGCGAAAGTCGTGCGGTTGGCTCCTGGACAAGGAGATCCGGTTTCGAGGCGACTGGATCCACAAGAACCCGGCGGACGTTGAGCCCTCGGGCTGGGTGTTCGAGTTTGCGAACCAGTGGAACCCCGACGTGGATGACACGGCCATGGTGCTGCTGGCGCTGCGACAGATCCCCGGGGACGACCGGGCGCGGCGCGACGCCTGCCTTCAACGGGCCATCCGTTGGATGCTGACGTTCCAGTGCCGCGATGGCGGCTGGGCGGCCTTCGACAAGGACTGCACCAACAGCATTCTTGAGAAGGTGCCCTTCGCAGACCACAACGCGATGCTCGACCCGGAGTGCGCCGACATCACGGCACGCATCCTCGAACTGCTGGGGTACGAGGGCTACCCGGTATCCCATCCCCAGGTGCAGGATGCCCTGCGATTCCTGCGCAAGACCCAGGAAACCGATGGTTCGTGGTTCGGCCGTTGGGGCGTCAATTACATCTATGGCACCTGGCAGGTGCTGCGGGGCGTTCAGGCGCTGGGACTCGACATGGGCGAACCATGGCTGCTGAAGGCACGGGACTGGCTGCGCAGCGTGCAGCAACCCGACGGGGGCTGGGGCGAGCGATGCAACACCTATGACGATCCCATCTTCAAGGGCACCGGTCCGAGCACCGCGTCGCAAACCGCCTGGGCCGTCATGGGACTCTGCGCCTTTGGTGACCTCGAGGATCCGTGGCTCCGCCGGGGCATTGAGTACCTGATCCGGACCCAGAACCCCGATGGCTCATGGACTGAGGATGAGATCACCGGCACCGGCTTCCCCCAGGTCTTCTACCTGAAGTACGACATGTACCGGAACGCCTGGCCGCTCCTGGCCATGGCCACCTACCGGAAGCTCCTCCGGGGAGGCCGCCCCGGCGACGGCCGGGCCTGA
- the acpS gene encoding holo-ACP synthase, whose translation MILGTGMDLVEIARIEQMIERFGPRFIHRILRPPEAAYCQAQARPGPHIAARFAAKEAVGKAFGTGIGRDLAWHDIEIGRMETGQPSVQLHGGGRLLWNRRQAVRLHLSLTHTPVVAGAVAILEG comes from the coding sequence ATGATCCTCGGAACGGGCATGGACCTTGTGGAGATCGCCCGTATTGAGCAGATGATCGAGCGATTCGGACCGCGCTTCATCCACCGGATTCTGCGTCCCCCGGAGGCCGCCTATTGCCAGGCCCAGGCGCGGCCGGGTCCACACATTGCGGCCCGGTTCGCCGCCAAGGAGGCCGTTGGCAAGGCCTTTGGCACCGGTATCGGACGGGACCTGGCGTGGCACGACATCGAGATCGGCCGGATGGAAACCGGCCAGCCCTCGGTGCAGCTCCACGGCGGGGGGCGCCTCCTTTGGAACCGGCGTCAGGCCGTCCGACTGCACCTCAGTCTGACCCATACGCCTGTCGTTGCGGGGGCGGTGGCGATCCTTGAGGGCTGA
- a CDS encoding pyridoxine 5'-phosphate synthase — protein sequence MLKLGVNIDHVATLRQARYRGEAETSRAEPDPVLAAIQCEAAGCHGITAHLREDRRHIVDRDIHRLRAAVRTRLNFEMANTPEMVHLAIEVRPDIVCLVPERREEVTTEGGLDVVAAREALKITCRRLGEAGIPVSLFITPDASQVDAAREVGARYIELHTGRYAGVYTDPATRFAELERLAIASGRAHTLGLGVNAGHGLTVGNVPALAAVPHLEELNVGHTLVSRALFVGFSAAVGEMLQAMAAYPGKHRDPGTR from the coding sequence ATGCTCAAGCTGGGGGTCAACATTGACCACGTCGCCACGCTGCGGCAGGCCCGATATCGCGGAGAGGCCGAAACGTCCCGGGCGGAACCGGATCCGGTGCTGGCCGCAATCCAATGCGAGGCGGCGGGATGCCACGGGATCACCGCCCACCTGCGCGAGGATCGCCGCCACATCGTGGACCGCGACATCCATCGCCTGCGGGCGGCGGTCCGGACCCGTCTGAACTTCGAAATGGCCAACACGCCGGAGATGGTGCACCTCGCCATTGAGGTGCGCCCGGACATCGTCTGCCTGGTGCCGGAACGCCGCGAGGAAGTCACCACGGAGGGCGGACTGGATGTTGTGGCCGCACGCGAAGCGTTGAAGATCACCTGCCGAAGGCTCGGCGAAGCCGGAATCCCGGTCAGCCTGTTCATCACCCCGGACGCCTCCCAGGTGGACGCCGCCCGCGAGGTGGGTGCCCGCTACATCGAGCTGCACACCGGGCGCTACGCCGGGGTGTACACCGATCCAGCGACCCGCTTCGCCGAACTGGAGCGCCTGGCGATCGCGTCCGGACGGGCGCACACCCTTGGGCTGGGCGTCAATGCCGGCCACGGGCTGACCGTCGGCAATGTGCCGGCGCTGGCGGCAGTGCCGCACCTGGAGGAATTGAACGTCGGCCACACCCTCGTCAGCAGAGCCCTGTTCGTCGGCTTTTCTGCAGCCGTCGGCGAAATGCTGCAGGCCATGGCCGCCTACCCGGGCAAACACCGGGATCCCGGGACGCGATGA
- a CDS encoding LamB/YcsF family protein codes for MDLNADLGEGEPLARTRALMRLITSANIACAGHAGSVRSMEACVRLAREHSVRIGAHPGISGEFGRLPVTLTTDAFCSLVLQQVAALDTIARQSGTGVVHVKLHGALYHAAERENRLATALAAVVGRWFPGVRIIGLAGGRVVAAARAAGVPAWAEGFLDRGYRAEGTLVPRGTPGAVVSEPALIEVRLRNLREGCGIPTVDGRRIEVQAETWCVHADSPGAVRIARMAAQEWFPRAPAGERVSARAPSGSRRPPSRRRRRA; via the coding sequence GTGGACTTGAATGCGGACCTGGGCGAAGGAGAGCCCCTGGCGAGGACCAGGGCCCTGATGCGTCTGATCACCTCGGCAAACATCGCCTGCGCAGGCCATGCAGGATCCGTCCGTTCCATGGAGGCGTGCGTCCGGTTGGCGCGTGAACACTCGGTGCGCATTGGGGCGCATCCGGGAATCTCCGGCGAATTCGGACGACTGCCGGTGACGCTCACGACGGATGCCTTTTGCTCGCTGGTGCTCCAGCAGGTCGCGGCTCTCGACACCATTGCCCGCCAATCGGGGACCGGGGTGGTGCACGTCAAACTCCACGGGGCCCTGTATCACGCCGCGGAACGCGAGAACCGGCTGGCGACCGCGCTGGCCGCCGTGGTCGGTCGCTGGTTTCCCGGAGTTCGCATCATCGGGCTTGCCGGCGGCAGGGTGGTGGCCGCAGCGCGGGCGGCAGGCGTCCCCGCCTGGGCCGAAGGGTTTCTCGATCGGGGCTACCGTGCCGAGGGTACGTTGGTGCCGCGCGGGACGCCGGGCGCTGTGGTTTCGGAACCCGCGCTGATTGAAGTCCGGCTGCGGAATCTCCGGGAGGGGTGTGGGATTCCGACCGTGGACGGGCGGCGCATTGAGGTGCAGGCGGAGACCTGGTGCGTGCACGCGGATTCCCCCGGAGCCGTGCGTATCGCCCGAATGGCGGCGCAGGAATGGTTTCCCCGGGCGCCTGCCGGCGAACGGGTCAGCGCCCGAGCACCATCCGGAAGCCGACGACCACCATCAAGACGCCGAAGGCGCGCTTGA
- a CDS encoding sulfite exporter TauE/SafE family protein, with the protein MPAVPIPRCVPRCAPRPRRGRIRVWRRTARLKLANPGDPRHVRAMLNGLPATLAAALPLLLIGLFGGLTSGLLGVGGGIIMIPAMNLIAGIPIKTAIGTSLAVIIPTALVGVGEHHRNGNVDWRIALWIAGTAIIGGYLGARFAGTLSPMMLKRAFGVLMVVVGFRMVLGR; encoded by the coding sequence ATGCCCGCAGTCCCGATCCCACGCTGCGTCCCCCGATGCGCCCCCCGTCCGCGCCGGGGCCGCATCCGGGTGTGGCGACGCACGGCGCGCCTGAAGCTCGCCAATCCGGGCGATCCCCGGCACGTTCGCGCGATGCTCAACGGACTTCCGGCGACACTGGCGGCGGCCCTGCCCCTGTTGTTGATCGGCCTCTTCGGAGGCCTGACCTCGGGACTGCTCGGGGTGGGCGGCGGCATCATCATGATTCCCGCCATGAACCTGATCGCCGGCATCCCCATCAAGACCGCGATTGGCACCTCGCTCGCGGTGATCATTCCGACAGCGCTCGTCGGCGTCGGCGAACATCATCGCAACGGGAATGTGGACTGGCGGATCGCCCTGTGGATCGCCGGGACGGCCATCATCGGCGGATACCTGGGGGCGCGGTTCGCGGGGACCCTGTCCCCAATGATGCTCAAGCGCGCCTTCGGCGTCTTGATGGTGGTCGTCGGCTTCCGGATGGTGCTCGGGCGCTGA
- a CDS encoding arylsulfatase, whose translation MKPFLTLVALALGLAGLALGARAADRKPNVLVIWGDDIGQFNISAYNRGMMGYRTPNIDRIASEGALFTDWYGQQSCTAGRAAFITGQSPIRTGLTKVGLPGAPEGMKKEDPTIATLLRAQGYMTGQFGKNHLGDTDDTLPTAHGFDEFFGNLYHLNAEEEPENPDYPRGAEFKKKFGPRGVIHSFADGRITDTGPLTRKRMETIDEEVNARALDFMERAKQADKPFFLWWNSTRMHIFTHLKQESDGKSGLGVYADGMVEHDGHVGLLLDKLKELGLEANTLVMYSSDNGAETFTWPDGGTTMFRGEKNTQWEGGYRVPTLIRWPGVIRPGTVINDVAAHEDMLPTFLAAAGDATVVEDLRKGRTIGGRSYKVHLDGYDLGPALKGQADWPRKEFIYWTDDGSVAALRYGNWKVTFLRQEAQGMNVWQMPFTPLRAPALTNLRMDPFERAQEENAMGFQRWYLEHMFAIAPAGAYVGQWLQSFREFPPRQKPGSFNLDRVMEAVTAGSRQ comes from the coding sequence ATGAAGCCGTTCCTGACCCTCGTCGCACTCGCCCTCGGCCTCGCTGGTCTCGCATTGGGCGCCCGAGCCGCCGACCGGAAGCCCAATGTCCTGGTAATTTGGGGGGACGACATCGGGCAGTTCAACATCAGTGCCTACAACCGGGGCATGATGGGATACCGGACGCCGAATATTGACCGGATCGCCAGCGAAGGCGCGTTGTTCACGGACTGGTACGGGCAGCAGAGCTGCACTGCCGGGCGCGCGGCCTTCATCACCGGACAGTCGCCGATCCGGACCGGGCTGACCAAGGTGGGCCTGCCCGGTGCGCCGGAAGGCATGAAGAAGGAGGATCCCACGATCGCCACGCTGCTCCGGGCCCAGGGATACATGACCGGGCAGTTTGGCAAGAATCACCTTGGCGATACCGACGACACCCTGCCAACCGCACACGGATTCGATGAGTTCTTCGGCAACCTGTATCACCTGAACGCCGAAGAGGAGCCGGAGAATCCCGACTACCCCAGGGGCGCGGAATTCAAGAAGAAGTTTGGACCGCGCGGAGTCATCCACAGCTTTGCCGATGGCCGGATCACCGACACCGGCCCGCTGACCCGCAAGCGCATGGAAACCATTGACGAGGAAGTCAATGCGAGGGCGTTGGATTTCATGGAGCGCGCGAAGCAGGCGGACAAGCCCTTCTTCCTTTGGTGGAACTCCACCCGCATGCACATCTTCACGCACTTGAAGCAGGAATCCGACGGCAAGTCCGGACTGGGCGTGTACGCCGACGGGATGGTGGAGCATGACGGTCATGTCGGCCTGCTGCTGGACAAGCTCAAGGAGCTTGGCCTCGAGGCGAACACCCTCGTCATGTATTCCTCGGACAACGGTGCGGAGACGTTCACCTGGCCCGATGGGGGCACCACCATGTTCCGGGGTGAAAAAAACACCCAGTGGGAGGGGGGATACCGGGTGCCCACGCTCATCCGCTGGCCAGGCGTCATCCGGCCCGGGACGGTGATCAATGACGTTGCGGCACACGAGGACATGCTGCCGACGTTCCTGGCGGCCGCGGGTGATGCCACCGTGGTGGAGGATCTCAGGAAGGGGCGGACGATCGGAGGGCGGTCGTACAAGGTGCACCTCGATGGTTACGACCTGGGGCCGGCGCTCAAGGGCCAGGCGGACTGGCCTCGCAAGGAGTTCATTTACTGGACCGACGACGGCAGCGTCGCCGCCCTCCGTTACGGCAACTGGAAGGTGACGTTCCTGCGACAGGAAGCGCAGGGGATGAATGTCTGGCAGATGCCCTTCACTCCGTTGCGCGCACCGGCGCTCACGAATCTTCGGATGGATCCGTTTGAACGGGCCCAGGAGGAAAATGCCATGGGCTTCCAGCGCTGGTACCTGGAGCATATGTTCGCGATCGCCCCGGCCGGGGCCTATGTCGGTCAGTGGCTTCAGAGCTTCAGGGAGTTCCCGCCGCGTCAAAAGCCAGGCTCGTTCAACCTCGATCGGGTCATGGAGGCCGTGACCGCCGGGTCCAGGCAGTAG
- the lepB gene encoding signal peptidase I, with product MRPPAPWWQVIAVGRNPRLTLIRLVVLVALTLWTFRYGLVPVRVSGISMVPAFRDGERRWISPALTRVQGLQRGDVVAIQTSGRHTLYLKRILGLPGERVRIERGVVRINGEPLSEPYLAPGPAAWTWPTNGTDRVIGPSEFFVVGDNRSMAQDAHYFGLADRNRILGKVVR from the coding sequence GTGAGACCTCCGGCCCCGTGGTGGCAGGTGATTGCAGTCGGACGAAACCCGCGTCTGACGCTGATCCGTCTGGTGGTGCTGGTGGCGCTGACCCTGTGGACGTTCCGGTACGGGCTCGTGCCGGTGCGGGTGAGCGGGATCAGCATGGTGCCCGCGTTCCGCGATGGCGAACGCCGATGGATCAGTCCGGCGCTGACCCGCGTCCAGGGGCTTCAGCGTGGGGACGTGGTGGCCATCCAGACGAGCGGGCGGCACACGCTGTACCTGAAGCGGATTCTGGGACTTCCCGGGGAACGGGTGCGAATCGAGCGCGGCGTCGTGCGGATCAACGGTGAGCCGCTGTCGGAACCGTACCTTGCGCCCGGTCCCGCTGCGTGGACCTGGCCGACCAATGGAACGGATCGCGTGATCGGGCCGTCGGAATTCTTCGTCGTTGGGGACAACCGGAGCATGGCACAGGACGCCCACTACTTTGGCCTGGCGGACCGGAACCGGATTCTTGGGAAGGTGGTGCGATGA
- a CDS encoding MFS transporter, which yields MANRPLGILFLTVFVDLIGFGIVLPLLPTYGESFGASGLTIGALMASYSAMQFLFSPVWGAWSDRVGRRPVIVISTLGSTLSYALFAWASTGAGAAALWGLFGSRMLAGIFGANLTVAQAYIADITPPADRSRRMGLIGMAFGLGFILGPALAVLALNTLGKPGPGLAASAICGVNCLLAWARLPESRQPGGPSGPRRPRLAQVRHVLELPWVGFLVMIFFLATFGFTCFETTLGILVARNFQLSEHASHNTNAILFCFAGLIGAVVQAGPIGRLVKRLGEPRLIALSLVVFAVGLAPLPWVRGQGTLSLATLFSANGAGWWALLLLVALIAVGSGLTRPPLFGLVSNLSPENERGGTLGVVQSAGSLARILGPLLAGLLLDRHPAWPYVFCAGITLIAGLISWGRLVGRVTLPQPSPAAP from the coding sequence ATGGCGAACCGCCCGCTTGGCATCCTGTTCCTGACGGTCTTTGTGGACCTGATCGGGTTCGGCATCGTGCTTCCGTTGCTGCCGACCTACGGCGAAAGCTTCGGTGCCTCCGGTCTCACCATCGGCGCCCTGATGGCCAGCTACTCGGCAATGCAGTTCCTTTTTTCGCCGGTGTGGGGGGCATGGTCGGACCGCGTCGGACGCCGTCCCGTCATCGTGATCAGCACCCTCGGCTCCACGCTGAGCTATGCGCTCTTCGCCTGGGCTTCCACCGGCGCCGGCGCAGCGGCCCTTTGGGGCCTGTTCGGGTCGCGGATGCTGGCGGGGATCTTTGGCGCCAACCTGACGGTTGCGCAGGCGTACATTGCGGATATCACCCCTCCGGCCGATCGGTCGCGACGGATGGGATTGATCGGCATGGCGTTCGGGCTTGGATTCATCCTCGGACCGGCCCTCGCGGTGCTGGCGTTGAACACTCTTGGCAAACCGGGGCCCGGGCTGGCGGCCTCCGCGATCTGCGGCGTCAACTGCCTGCTCGCCTGGGCCCGCCTCCCGGAAAGCCGGCAACCCGGCGGCCCGTCCGGACCCCGCCGCCCCCGCCTTGCCCAGGTCCGCCACGTCCTGGAACTCCCCTGGGTGGGATTTCTGGTCATGATCTTCTTCCTTGCCACGTTCGGCTTCACCTGCTTTGAGACCACACTGGGCATCCTGGTGGCCCGAAATTTTCAGCTCAGCGAGCACGCGTCCCACAACACCAACGCCATCCTGTTCTGCTTCGCCGGGCTGATCGGCGCTGTGGTACAGGCGGGCCCGATCGGCCGCCTGGTCAAACGCCTTGGGGAACCCCGGCTGATTGCGTTGAGCCTCGTGGTCTTTGCCGTCGGCCTCGCCCCCCTGCCGTGGGTGCGGGGGCAGGGGACGCTTTCGCTGGCGACCTTGTTCTCCGCGAACGGCGCCGGTTGGTGGGCCCTGCTGCTGCTGGTGGCGCTGATCGCGGTCGGCTCGGGACTGACCCGACCGCCTCTTTTCGGTCTGGTTTCCAACCTGTCTCCGGAGAACGAACGGGGCGGCACCCTGGGAGTGGTGCAAAGCGCGGGCAGCCTCGCGCGGATCCTCGGTCCCCTGCTGGCCGGACTGCTCCTCGATCGCCATCCGGCCTGGCCCTACGTGTTCTGTGCCGGGATCACCCTGATTGCCGGTCTGATCTCCTGGGGGCGGCTCGTGGGTCGGGTCACACTGCCCCAGCCATCACCCGCCGCCCCCTGA
- a CDS encoding Rid family detoxifying hydrolase produces the protein MARIRPARHDRRPVVLQNYAVPHVAKIPVHPSGAAPALGPYTHAIRLGNLLFCSGQVPIDPAHPGGPITGDIRDQTRLVLENVKRILDSQGLGFAQVVKTTVFMTNLAEFQGMNEVYAAYFPAPHPARSTVQVAALPRGAAVEIEVTAGADA, from the coding sequence ATGGCCCGAATCCGTCCGGCGAGGCATGATCGCCGCCCTGTTGTCCTTCAAAACTACGCTGTACCGCACGTGGCCAAGATTCCCGTTCATCCCTCCGGCGCCGCTCCAGCACTTGGGCCCTACACCCACGCCATACGCCTCGGCAACCTGCTCTTCTGCTCCGGCCAGGTGCCCATAGACCCGGCACATCCAGGCGGTCCGATCACGGGCGACATCCGGGACCAGACGCGGCTCGTCCTCGAAAACGTGAAGCGGATCCTCGACAGTCAGGGGCTGGGATTTGCGCAGGTGGTGAAGACGACGGTGTTCATGACCAACCTGGCCGAGTTCCAGGGCATGAACGAGGTGTACGCCGCGTACTTTCCCGCCCCCCATCCCGCCCGCTCGACGGTGCAGGTCGCGGCCCTGCCCCGGGGCGCTGCGGTGGAGATCGAAGTCACGGCAGGCGCCGACGCCTGA
- a CDS encoding DUF1275 domain-containing protein has product MARGTPVKPFSSERMMARLPQGQFLPAVAGGAVDAIVIMGFRVLTAAQTGNTILLAVAVARGDLAAGWSAALSLAGFVSGAVLGWWLAGRPGLPPSFTLFLEATILSGMLVLWLRAGPEPTAAIGNTIITGVAAAMGIQSAAVLSRKVGPPTYVTGVLESFAHGLVSGRTGGGSVGSPPRLHGLAWLAYFSGAVGAGWAFRAAGPAALAIPIGCLVVAACATSRRRPESHGPNPSGEA; this is encoded by the coding sequence TTGGCTCGCGGAACGCCGGTCAAGCCCTTCTCCTCGGAGCGGATGATGGCCCGGTTGCCACAGGGACAATTCCTGCCCGCGGTCGCCGGTGGCGCCGTGGACGCCATCGTCATCATGGGATTCCGGGTCCTGACTGCGGCACAGACCGGGAATACCATCCTCCTGGCCGTGGCGGTCGCGCGTGGAGATCTGGCGGCGGGATGGAGCGCGGCGCTTTCGTTGGCCGGCTTTGTGTCCGGGGCCGTGCTGGGCTGGTGGCTGGCCGGGCGACCCGGGCTCCCGCCCTCCTTCACCCTGTTCCTTGAAGCCACAATCCTCTCCGGCATGCTCGTCCTCTGGCTTCGAGCGGGACCGGAGCCCACCGCCGCGATTGGCAACACGATCATCACCGGCGTCGCCGCCGCCATGGGCATCCAGAGCGCCGCCGTGTTGTCGCGCAAGGTTGGGCCACCCACCTACGTGACCGGCGTGCTGGAGTCCTTTGCACACGGATTGGTCTCCGGCCGGACCGGCGGCGGCAGTGTCGGGAGCCCTCCAAGGCTCCACGGACTCGCCTGGCTCGCCTATTTTTCCGGGGCTGTCGGCGCGGGCTGGGCCTTCCGCGCGGCAGGGCCTGCGGCGTTGGCAATTCCCATCGGCTGCCTGGTGGTGGCGGCGTGCGCCACCAGCCGCCGTCGCCCTGAAAGTCATGGCCCGAATCCGTCCGGCGAGGCATGA
- a CDS encoding DUF5069 domain-containing protein codes for MGNAAWETELRAVYDRGVEAWKMGRRSPGSMVTASDAAFLSEIGCSPQELFDFVDDSLTYGEPDFDTVLAIQSLRRDHLLGVTGGAAVSRVTSMESLPSKSATLGGIAWLPRIIAKARLKLRGELPADLMFGCGGDREFVRSMGMSLPQFLKLVRDLDPDETAILQAVQETRGAASR; via the coding sequence ATGGGCAATGCGGCATGGGAAACTGAATTGCGGGCGGTTTACGACCGGGGCGTGGAGGCATGGAAGATGGGGCGGCGCAGTCCGGGATCCATGGTCACCGCGTCCGACGCCGCGTTTCTGTCGGAAATCGGTTGCTCGCCCCAGGAGTTGTTTGATTTCGTGGACGACTCATTGACGTATGGTGAACCGGATTTTGACACGGTGCTGGCCATCCAGTCGCTGCGCCGGGACCATTTGCTCGGGGTGACCGGGGGGGCGGCGGTCTCCCGGGTGACCTCCATGGAATCCCTGCCGTCAAAGTCGGCGACCTTGGGGGGTATCGCGTGGCTGCCCAGGATTATTGCCAAGGCGCGGCTGAAGCTGCGTGGGGAACTGCCGGCAGACCTGATGTTTGGTTGTGGTGGGGACCGGGAATTTGTTCGGAGCATGGGGATGTCCCTGCCCCAGTTCCTGAAGCTCGTCCGGGACCTTGACCCCGACGAAACGGCGATCCTTCAGGCGGTCCAGGAGACCCGCGGAGCGGCATCGCGTTGA